The Aequorivita sublithincola DSM 14238 genome window below encodes:
- a CDS encoding M16 family metallopeptidase has translation MKHIFSLKSLILLALLLIVQQSTIAQTTNSKFEKVQELDGVIEYLYTPNGLKILLVQDNAAPVVNVQMVYDVGSKYEVPGNTGSTHLLEHLMFKGTEKFNKKKGTSIDSELTRYGAQMNATTWNDRTNYYETIPSDKIELAIEIEADRMRNLLLLKEDKEAEMTVVRNEFERGENNPNSLLSKEIWATAYMAHGYHHSTIGWRSDIENMPMKVLRDFYDTYYWPNNAWLTVVGDFQKDNLFKLVDSYFGKISKASHTIPQPYTEEPPQYGPRKIQISKAGETSVNTVAYKIPGTLHEDIPALIILADALGSGPSSVLSKEFVDAGLAYYAAASASQFAENGLFTVSLGFDPEKNSEEMNTKLLETLEKVKKDGVLQADIDRIIANLNAQTILGRDGSGSIASELTEFISGGDWTEYINESKKLAKVTAADVKRVANKYLVLDQSTTGFFIPKKAGANAETVEGAAKRNAETDGKYFYRNPEMFVDGLNEVKTISEVEVKAVTEIPSNEDFIRKTVAGIDVIIKKTGAKGYVTVAGSFPIGDFFDGKNNEMIPTLTTSMLSKGTTKNDKFQFSQKLEKLGVDIYVGSDNDHVSLGFKSLSKDVDTVIALLAEELRNPLFDEKEFDLLKQQFIGNMQPGLSDPGTQGSIALTQNLYPVGHPNYTSSIEKTIENIENVKLADIKAFHKKYFGPADMHLVAVGDVDTKTVYKSLENNFKNWSGGVKRTSKTFDTKKGDALVKVVTIPEKPSAELFIGQYTGMRRSNADFLPFYIGNSVLGGGFSGRLMLTVRDEAGLTYGISSRQNGFTFADGYWYINASFNPELFATGEDATLKELKKWSEEGITAAELKDKKSSLIGAFKIGLATTRGMASNILAVVQRGEQPSYIYEYPAMLEAVTLEQVNAAIKKYIDVDKLIIIKAGSLDQEGKPLK, from the coding sequence ATGAAACATATTTTTTCGCTTAAATCACTGATCCTTTTAGCTTTATTGCTAATAGTTCAGCAATCGACAATCGCCCAAACTACTAATTCCAAATTTGAAAAAGTACAGGAATTGGATGGAGTTATAGAATATCTTTACACTCCCAACGGACTAAAAATACTTTTAGTTCAGGACAACGCCGCGCCTGTGGTAAACGTTCAAATGGTTTACGACGTAGGTTCAAAGTATGAAGTTCCTGGAAATACAGGTTCTACACACCTTTTGGAACACCTAATGTTTAAAGGAACCGAAAAATTCAATAAAAAGAAAGGTACCTCTATCGATTCTGAATTAACACGTTATGGCGCCCAGATGAACGCCACAACTTGGAATGACCGTACTAACTATTACGAAACTATTCCAAGCGATAAAATTGAACTTGCTATTGAAATTGAAGCAGACAGAATGCGCAACCTTCTTTTGTTGAAAGAAGACAAAGAAGCAGAAATGACCGTGGTTCGTAACGAATTTGAACGTGGTGAAAACAATCCAAATTCACTACTTTCCAAAGAAATTTGGGCAACAGCCTATATGGCTCACGGCTATCACCATTCCACTATTGGATGGCGTTCAGATATTGAAAATATGCCGATGAAAGTTTTGCGTGATTTTTATGACACGTATTACTGGCCTAACAACGCTTGGTTAACGGTAGTTGGCGATTTCCAGAAAGACAATTTGTTTAAATTGGTAGATTCTTACTTCGGAAAAATTTCAAAAGCAAGCCATACTATTCCACAACCTTACACAGAAGAGCCGCCACAATACGGGCCTCGTAAAATTCAAATAAGCAAAGCGGGCGAAACGAGTGTAAACACCGTGGCCTATAAAATTCCAGGAACATTACACGAAGACATTCCAGCCTTAATAATTTTGGCAGATGCTTTGGGCAGTGGTCCTTCATCAGTTTTAAGCAAGGAATTTGTAGATGCTGGTCTTGCTTATTACGCAGCGGCTTCAGCTTCACAATTTGCTGAAAATGGATTGTTTACTGTGAGTTTAGGATTTGATCCTGAAAAAAATTCAGAAGAAATGAATACCAAACTTTTGGAAACTCTTGAAAAAGTTAAGAAAGACGGTGTTTTACAAGCAGATATTGATAGAATTATTGCGAATCTAAACGCTCAAACTATTTTAGGAAGAGACGGTTCAGGAAGCATCGCTTCAGAATTGACTGAATTTATATCTGGTGGAGATTGGACGGAATACATCAACGAAAGCAAAAAACTTGCAAAAGTTACCGCTGCCGATGTTAAACGAGTTGCCAACAAATATTTAGTGCTTGACCAAAGTACTACAGGATTTTTTATTCCAAAAAAAGCTGGAGCGAATGCTGAAACTGTGGAAGGAGCTGCAAAACGCAATGCCGAAACAGACGGAAAATATTTCTACAGAAATCCTGAAATGTTTGTGGATGGATTAAATGAGGTAAAGACTATTTCAGAAGTAGAAGTTAAAGCTGTAACAGAAATTCCAAGTAATGAAGATTTCATCAGAAAAACAGTTGCTGGCATTGATGTTATTATAAAGAAAACGGGTGCTAAAGGATATGTTACTGTAGCCGGAAGTTTTCCAATTGGTGATTTTTTCGATGGAAAAAACAACGAGATGATCCCAACGCTTACAACTTCAATGTTAAGCAAAGGAACTACTAAAAACGACAAATTTCAGTTTTCACAAAAACTTGAAAAACTGGGTGTTGATATTTACGTGGGCTCAGACAATGATCACGTAAGTTTAGGTTTTAAATCCTTATCAAAGGACGTTGATACTGTAATTGCACTCTTGGCTGAGGAATTGCGCAATCCACTTTTCGATGAAAAGGAATTTGATTTGCTAAAGCAACAGTTTATAGGGAATATGCAACCAGGTCTTTCAGATCCTGGAACACAAGGAAGCATTGCTCTTACGCAGAACCTATATCCTGTTGGACATCCAAATTACACTTCGTCCATTGAAAAGACTATTGAAAATATTGAAAATGTGAAATTAGCTGATATAAAAGCCTTTCATAAAAAATATTTTGGACCAGCAGATATGCACCTTGTTGCAGTTGGAGATGTGGATACAAAAACCGTTTATAAATCTTTGGAAAATAATTTTAAAAATTGGAGCGGCGGTGTAAAGAGAACTTCGAAAACATTTGACACTAAAAAAGGTGATGCACTAGTAAAAGTTGTAACAATCCCAGAAAAGCCAAGTGCGGAACTTTTTATAGGTCAATACACGGGAATGCGACGTAGCAATGCAGATTTTCTTCCTTTTTATATTGGAAACAGCGTTTTAGGCGGTGGTTTTTCAGGAAGACTGATGCTTACCGTTCGCGATGAAGCTGGTTTAACGTATGGTATTTCTTCACGCCAAAACGGATTTACTTTTGCAGATGGTTATTGGTACATAAATGCGTCATTTAACCCGGAATTATTCGCAACAGGTGAAGACGCAACTTTGAAGGAACTTAAAAAATGGTCTGAGGAAGGTATCACCGCTGCAGAGTTAAAAGACAAAAAATCTAGTTTGATTGGTGCTTTTAAAATTGGTTTGGCCACTACTCGAGGAATGGCAAGTAACATTCTAGCAGTTGTTCAACGCGGCGAGCAACCAAGTTATATCTATGAATATCCTGCAATGTTGGAAGCTGTTACCTTGGAGCAAGTTAATGCAGCCATCAAAAAATATATTGACGTAGATAAACTAATAATTATTAAAGCGGGATCTTTAGATCAAGAAGGGAAGCCTTTGAAGTAA
- a CDS encoding TlpA family protein disulfide reductase codes for MKNLFLIAIICLFAACKQEQPPKDYAVIHGKISNPIENEVLRLFDPKTSENVVIKVDENGAFRDTLKLKEPAYFSAVYNDVFNVYLANDMDVELNFDAGKILKTISYTGNGSEENNFLRYKGKKSGELMGEDYKEYLALETSAFDAKTSAYSKDLTDNLENKKSELSPAFIASEKENIAKFETDIQAQHLQQLEINAALSPGMKSPEFTDYVNYKGGTTSIADLKGKYVYIDVWATWCVPCIYEMPYLIEIEKEYEGKNIQFVGISIDRKKDEDKWRKMIVDKELMSMQLLADNEIDSKFIQDYYIQGIPRFILLDPEGIIVSYDAPRPSDPQLIELFNSLNI; via the coding sequence ATGAAAAATCTATTTCTAATTGCAATTATTTGTCTTTTCGCTGCCTGTAAGCAGGAACAACCGCCAAAGGACTATGCCGTGATTCACGGAAAAATCTCAAACCCTATTGAGAATGAAGTTCTTCGACTTTTCGATCCAAAAACTTCAGAAAACGTTGTTATTAAAGTTGATGAAAACGGAGCTTTTCGCGATACGTTAAAATTAAAGGAACCAGCCTATTTCAGTGCTGTTTACAATGATGTTTTCAATGTTTATCTTGCTAATGATATGGATGTTGAATTAAATTTTGACGCTGGTAAAATTTTAAAAACGATTTCTTATACCGGAAACGGTTCAGAAGAAAACAACTTTCTTCGCTATAAGGGAAAGAAAAGTGGCGAGTTGATGGGCGAAGATTACAAAGAATACCTCGCACTTGAAACCAGCGCCTTTGATGCAAAGACTTCGGCCTATTCCAAAGACTTGACTGATAATTTAGAAAATAAAAAATCTGAATTATCTCCAGCTTTTATTGCTTCAGAAAAAGAAAACATCGCAAAATTTGAAACAGATATCCAAGCGCAGCATCTTCAACAATTAGAGATCAATGCAGCTTTGAGTCCAGGAATGAAATCCCCTGAATTTACTGATTATGTAAATTATAAAGGTGGAACAACTTCTATCGCAGACCTTAAGGGAAAGTATGTTTATATAGATGTTTGGGCTACATGGTGTGTTCCTTGCATTTATGAAATGCCTTACCTTATTGAAATTGAAAAGGAATATGAAGGGAAAAACATTCAATTTGTTGGAATTTCCATAGATCGTAAAAAAGACGAGGACAAATGGCGCAAAATGATTGTTGATAAAGAATTGATGAGCATGCAACTTTTGGCCGATAATGAAATAGATTCAAAATTTATCCAAGATTATTACATACAAGGTATTCCAAGATTTATCCTTTTGGATCCTGAAGGAATCATCGTGAGCTATGATGCGCCACGTCCTTCAGATCCTCAATTAATAGAATTATTTAATTCATTGAATATATAG
- a CDS encoding RagB/SusD family nutrient uptake outer membrane protein, with translation MKKYINTFQKLVILAIAVTISSCSIDDIQPINQLTVENTIRDEASAQLVLNGVYDLGREFDVSFFPLHLAGYGDEGVLTNGVSGSTGFNTNEVPVENKFLTNLYSGQYKIINTANFLIQELEAGKAIGISDERKAGMISEAKFQRAFAHFNLLRYFGQYYDVSSKYGIVLRTTFSTELESKPRNSVQEVYNLIEADLEYAVVNGPVFIDHFYSGSLAAKALLAKVKLYEGKYAEAATLAEEVIFNGEGYELEFSYTDIFQNQFYSPEVIFAPFCGPGAEGGTNMNVINRTTYSEYLRSLADAQVGDPNDGDLTGAGSNYDPRFSFAYSDDTQGVNGQAKYPFNSFASSQNNTLYHLRLAEMYLVHAEALTRAGGDTGLALLSLNTIRDRAGVDPKDFIDVPTLLEDIRKEKLLELFYENGEPLFDLVRYDILGNLDASSIKPTLNNENKFVLPYPAEVLIGNNALVQNSGY, from the coding sequence ATGAAAAAATATATAAACACATTTCAAAAATTAGTAATACTCGCAATTGCAGTTACAATTTCTAGTTGCAGTATTGACGATATTCAGCCCATCAATCAATTAACAGTTGAAAATACCATTCGCGACGAGGCATCTGCACAACTAGTGTTAAACGGCGTTTATGATTTGGGTCGTGAATTCGACGTTAGTTTCTTTCCACTTCATTTAGCCGGATATGGAGATGAAGGAGTATTAACAAACGGCGTAAGCGGTAGTACAGGGTTTAATACAAATGAAGTTCCTGTTGAAAATAAATTTTTGACTAATCTCTACAGCGGTCAATACAAAATAATAAATACAGCCAACTTTTTAATTCAAGAGTTGGAAGCTGGTAAAGCGATTGGAATTTCAGACGAGCGTAAAGCAGGAATGATTTCCGAAGCAAAATTTCAAAGAGCTTTTGCACATTTTAACTTGTTGCGCTATTTTGGGCAGTATTATGATGTAAGTTCTAAGTACGGTATAGTTTTGAGAACTACTTTTTCTACAGAATTAGAATCAAAACCACGTAATTCAGTGCAAGAAGTTTACAATTTAATTGAAGCAGATTTGGAATACGCCGTGGTTAATGGCCCAGTTTTTATAGACCATTTTTACAGCGGAAGTCTTGCCGCAAAAGCATTGCTTGCAAAAGTAAAATTGTACGAAGGCAAATATGCTGAAGCCGCTACCCTTGCTGAAGAAGTAATATTTAATGGTGAAGGTTATGAATTGGAATTTAGCTATACAGACATATTTCAGAATCAATTTTATTCTCCAGAAGTTATTTTCGCACCATTCTGCGGCCCTGGTGCTGAAGGTGGAACGAATATGAATGTGATAAACAGAACTACTTACAGCGAATATTTGCGTTCGCTTGCCGATGCACAAGTTGGAGACCCAAACGATGGTGATTTAACTGGTGCTGGTTCAAATTACGATCCACGCTTTAGTTTTGCATATTCCGATGACACACAGGGTGTTAATGGACAAGCAAAATATCCTTTTAACAGTTTTGCAAGTTCACAAAATAATACATTGTACCATTTGAGATTAGCAGAAATGTACTTAGTTCACGCAGAAGCCTTGACTCGTGCTGGCGGTGATACCGGACTTGCGCTTTTAAGCCTAAACACAATTCGGGATAGAGCAGGAGTGGACCCTAAAGATTTTATAGATGTTCCTACTTTATTGGAAGACATTCGTAAAGAAAAATTATTGGAGCTTTTCTATGAAAACGGTGAGCCGCTTTTTGACCTCGTGCGTTATGACATCTTGGGCAATTTGGATGCTTCATCAATCAAACCAACCCTCAATAACGAAAACAAGTTTGTATTGCCATATCCTGCTGAAGTATTGATAGGAAACAATGCGCTGGTTCAAAATTCAGGATACTAA
- a CDS encoding SusC/RagA family TonB-linked outer membrane protein: MTLADGQNVLVFSSLGYKTERFEVNGNITINLVMTEDLSQLDEVVLIGYGEQKRENVTGAVSSVNTEEIVQSSLGNIGFDRALGGLVKGVQVSQGSGRLGSPVRLNIRGITSPLSSFNLNQPLYVIDGVAFNIDGLNGANPLLTINPNDIERFDILKDVAATSIYGSRGANGVIIVQTKRGKKGQKPTISFTTSTTLAEPINTLNVLNAKQYRAFYDQLIGNSVDAMNAGQLDPFFSFDLNNIGNVELDFSTFEVNYDGLREDYFGKADTNWNDVVFRDVAITKQANFSIIGGGNKSRYSLSLSGIDQEGLTVKDEMKQYNLSMSLDNDVNDYIKMGGSVSVSHTKTDSGEDEGFGQYNINTSIAKARPDLPVYNEFGQLYGQPDYSYGFETLEPNPLMRLQNVNLKKSYNFIGNSYLEVEPIENLKVKADVNVAVFNNTSSVFIPKITQTDFVIFPNDAYLTESDGTVSNVTTNLTANYDFKLSNHHFNILGGFAWDRTNFDNSSQFYAGFPDDEVLINASSAESVIGYASSRVESGLNSVFSRLTYNYKNRYNATINYRSDSSSKFGPGNKRGNFPSLSASWNIANEDFLYNNEKINIIKLRASLGRVGSTNVRDFAYLPFFETGSGDIYNGGSAVIPSDIFPNKNIGWETTEEINLGLDFAFFNSRLRGSVDAYKRKTEGALVRTPFPLELGPSTYFSNFIDMTNKGIELSLGGDIVRTDDFTWSANVNWAFNRNKLDKINGATISNFLLDNYIEGEPVGTIKGYKVVKIFQDQGEVDALNAASPTGFYDQFSTSVGDYMFEDVNGDGEITSADRTIIGSIEPEYFGGISNTFKYKAFSLSALLQYSVGAETIWDGVATGTYNSQGENKYSEYALNTWTPENPNARYARALYTDPSGSGRISDRYLFDTSYLRLKSLQLAYNFDAYLMERIGLDSARLMITASNIATWTEWPGIDPEAISDRGSIVDQTNAEDPYPLSKSFSLGFQLQF, encoded by the coding sequence ATTACTTTGGCTGATGGTCAAAACGTTTTGGTGTTTTCTTCTTTGGGTTATAAAACCGAACGTTTCGAAGTAAACGGTAATATCACCATCAATCTCGTGATGACTGAAGATTTAAGTCAGTTAGACGAAGTTGTGCTAATTGGTTATGGCGAACAAAAACGTGAAAATGTTACAGGCGCAGTTTCTTCTGTTAACACGGAAGAAATAGTACAATCATCTCTAGGAAATATTGGTTTTGATCGCGCTTTGGGCGGATTGGTAAAAGGGGTTCAGGTATCTCAAGGAAGTGGCCGTTTGGGATCGCCAGTGCGTTTAAACATTCGGGGTATTACTTCGCCACTATCTTCATTCAATCTCAACCAACCGCTATATGTTATAGATGGGGTTGCTTTTAATATTGATGGGTTGAATGGTGCTAATCCACTATTAACTATAAATCCTAACGATATTGAGCGTTTTGATATATTAAAAGATGTTGCTGCAACTTCTATTTATGGTTCTCGTGGAGCAAATGGTGTTATTATTGTACAAACAAAACGTGGAAAAAAGGGACAAAAACCTACAATTAGTTTTACCACTTCCACAACTTTGGCTGAGCCAATAAACACATTAAACGTTCTTAATGCGAAACAATATAGAGCGTTTTACGATCAATTAATTGGTAACTCTGTTGATGCGATGAATGCGGGCCAATTGGATCCATTCTTCAGTTTTGACCTTAATAATATTGGAAATGTAGAACTGGATTTTTCAACCTTTGAAGTAAATTATGACGGTCTACGTGAGGACTACTTCGGAAAAGCTGATACAAATTGGAATGATGTTGTTTTTAGAGATGTTGCAATTACAAAACAAGCCAACTTTAGCATAATAGGTGGCGGAAATAAAAGCAGATATTCATTAAGTCTTTCCGGAATAGATCAAGAAGGTCTTACTGTAAAAGATGAAATGAAGCAATACAATTTAAGTATGTCATTGGATAATGATGTAAACGATTATATTAAAATGGGTGGTTCTGTAAGTGTAAGTCATACCAAAACAGACTCAGGAGAAGATGAAGGTTTTGGACAATACAATATAAACACTTCAATTGCCAAAGCACGTCCAGATCTTCCAGTTTATAATGAATTTGGGCAGCTTTATGGACAGCCTGATTATAGTTATGGTTTTGAGACTTTAGAGCCAAACCCTTTAATGCGTTTACAGAATGTAAATCTTAAAAAATCATACAACTTTATTGGTAACAGTTATTTAGAAGTTGAACCAATTGAAAACTTGAAAGTAAAAGCAGATGTGAATGTTGCTGTTTTCAATAATACGAGCAGTGTTTTTATCCCAAAAATTACACAAACAGACTTTGTGATATTTCCAAACGATGCTTATTTAACTGAATCTGATGGAACGGTTTCCAATGTTACCACAAATCTTACTGCTAATTACGATTTCAAACTATCCAACCACCACTTTAATATTCTTGGAGGTTTTGCGTGGGATAGAACAAATTTTGATAATTCAAGTCAGTTTTACGCAGGTTTCCCAGATGATGAGGTGCTAATTAACGCCTCTTCAGCAGAATCTGTTATAGGATATGCTAGCAGCCGCGTTGAAAGCGGATTAAATTCAGTTTTTAGTAGATTAACCTATAACTATAAAAATAGGTATAACGCGACCATAAATTACAGATCAGATTCTTCGTCTAAATTTGGACCAGGAAACAAAAGAGGAAACTTCCCATCACTTTCCGCAAGTTGGAATATTGCCAATGAAGATTTCCTTTATAACAATGAAAAGATAAACATCATTAAACTTCGTGCAAGTTTAGGTCGTGTAGGATCTACAAACGTTAGAGATTTTGCTTATTTACCTTTCTTTGAAACCGGTTCAGGCGACATCTATAATGGAGGTTCTGCCGTAATTCCTTCAGATATCTTTCCAAACAAAAATATAGGATGGGAAACAACTGAAGAAATAAACTTAGGGTTAGATTTTGCTTTCTTCAATTCTAGATTGCGCGGTAGTGTAGATGCTTACAAACGTAAAACTGAAGGAGCTTTAGTACGTACACCTTTCCCATTGGAGTTGGGCCCAAGTACATATTTCTCCAATTTTATAGACATGACTAACAAAGGAATAGAGCTAAGCCTAGGAGGCGATATTGTTAGAACTGACGATTTTACTTGGAGTGCAAATGTAAATTGGGCTTTCAACCGAAATAAATTAGATAAAATTAATGGTGCTACCATAAGTAACTTTCTTTTAGATAATTATATAGAAGGCGAGCCAGTAGGAACCATAAAAGGGTATAAAGTTGTTAAAATCTTCCAAGATCAAGGTGAGGTAGATGCGTTAAATGCAGCTTCCCCAACTGGATTTTACGATCAATTTTCAACAAGTGTAGGCGATTATATGTTTGAGGACGTTAATGGCGATGGCGAAATTACATCCGCAGATAGAACGATTATAGGTAGCATTGAGCCAGAATATTTTGGAGGAATCTCTAACACATTTAAATATAAAGCTTTCAGTCTTTCTGCATTATTACAATATTCTGTAGGAGCCGAAACCATTTGGGACGGCGTTGCTACTGGAACATACAACAGCCAAGGCGAAAATAAGTATAGCGAATATGCTTTAAACACTTGGACTCCAGAAAACCCGAATGCTCGTTATGCGCGCGCGCTTTATACAGATCCATCTGGGAGTGGTCGTATTTCTGACAGGTACTTATTTGATACTTCCTATTTACGATTAAAGAGTTTACAGTTGGCCTATAACTTCGACGCTTATTTAATGGAAAGAATAGGTTTAGACAGTGCAAGACTTATGATTACTGCTAGCAATATAGCAACTTGGACTGAATGGCCAGGAATAGATCCCGAAGCAATTTCCGATAGAGGATCCATTGTTGACCAAACAAATGCAGAAGATCCGTATCCATTGTCAAAATCATTTTCACTTGGATTTCAACTTCAATTTTAA
- a CDS encoding STN and carboxypeptidase regulatory-like domain-containing protein has product MKNESIRGVLRYIFNTNHLKMKLTFTLLLVSLFQMNATNGYGQGKNVSVIADGVPLTQVFQIIEDQTDFHFFYNSKDVNVRKRVIFSAEDKPVIEVLQGLFSNSDISYQILGKQIVLKKTSNPSGLNIISSSSTALQQPIQGTITDKTGMPLAGVTVLIEGTNKGTVTNFD; this is encoded by the coding sequence ATGAAAAACGAATCAATCAGAGGTGTGCTTCGGTACATTTTCAACACCAATCATTTAAAGATGAAACTCACTTTCACATTATTACTTGTCAGTCTTTTCCAGATGAACGCTACCAATGGCTACGGACAAGGAAAAAATGTTTCTGTTATTGCAGACGGAGTGCCACTCACTCAGGTTTTTCAAATTATTGAAGATCAAACCGACTTTCATTTCTTTTATAACAGTAAAGATGTAAACGTTCGTAAAAGAGTGATTTTTTCTGCGGAAGACAAGCCGGTTATAGAAGTATTGCAAGGCCTTTTTAGTAATAGCGACATTTCCTACCAAATTTTAGGAAAGCAAATTGTGCTAAAAAAGACTTCGAATCCTTCAGGACTTAATATTATTTCATCTTCATCTACTGCGCTACAACAACCTATTCAAGGAACCATTACCGATAAAACGGGAATGCCTTTGGCTGGTGTAACGGTTCTTATTGAAGGTACAAATAAAGGAACGGTAACAAATTTTGATTGA